The following coding sequences are from one Lepisosteus oculatus isolate fLepOcu1 chromosome 19, fLepOcu1.hap2, whole genome shotgun sequence window:
- the aqp8a.1 gene encoding aquaporin-8a.1 isoform X1: MSTVESKSELFNMSAVSITEPEKEGERFCQKPNRFERYVQPCLAELLGSALFIFVGCSSVIENVEGTGRLQPALAHGLALGIVIAVLGEISGGHFNPAVSLSVYLTGGVSIVLLLPYVGCQLCGGLIGAALAKAISTSQSYANASGAAFNVVQSDEQIGPAVVAETVMTLFLTMVVCMGAVNEKSRSLLAPLCIGLTVAADILAGGAVSGACMNPARAFGPAVVANYWDYHWIYWVGPVIGALLTACFVRLLLGDRKIRVLLK, from the exons ATGTCCACAGTGGAGTCTAAGTCAGAACTGTTCAACATGTCCGCTGTGTCCATCACGGAGCCAGAGAAGGAGGGGGAACGTTTCTGCCAAAAGCCCAACAGGTTTGAACGCTATGTCCAGCCCTGCCTGGCCGAGCTCCTGGGCTCGGCTCTCTTCATCTTCGTGGGCTGCTCCTCGGTCATCGAGAACGTGGAGGGCACCGGCAGGCTCCAGCCTGCGCTGGCCCATGGCCTGGCCCTGGGGATCGTCATTGCAGTCCTGGGGGAGATCAG TGGGGGCCACTTCAACCCTGCCGTGTCCCTGTCTGTCTACCTGACCGGAGGCGTGAGCATCGTCCTGCTCCTGCCCTACGTGGGGTGCCAGCTGTGCGGGGGGCTGATCGGAGCAGCGCTGGCCAAG GCGATATCCACATCGCAGAGCTACGCCAACGCCTCAGGGGCAGCCTTTAACGTGGTGCAGAGTGACGAGCAGATCGGGCCGGCCGTCGTAGCCGAGACAGTGATGACGCTCTTCCTGACTATGGTGGTGTGTATGGGGGCCGTCAACGAGAAAAGCCGCAGCCTCCTGGCACCCCTGTGCATCGGACTCACTGTGGCCGCGGATATACTGGCAGG AGGGGCCGTGTCCGGGGCCTGCATGAACCCTGCCCGTGCTTTTGGGCCAGCCGTGGTGGCAAACTACTGGGACTACCACTGGATCTACTGGGTCGGGCCCGTGATCGGAGCTCTGCTCACTGCCTGCTTTGTGAG
- the aqp8a.1 gene encoding aquaporin-8a.1 isoform X2, which produces MSTVESKSELFNMSAVSITEPEKEGERFCQKPNRFERYVQPCLAELLGSALFIFVGCSSVIENVEGTGRLQPALAHGLALGIVIAVLGEISGGHFNPAVSLSVYLTGGVSIVLLLPYVGCQLCGGLIGAALAKAISTSQSYANASGAAFNVVQSDEQIGPAVVAETVMTLFLTMVRGRVRGLHEPCPCFWASRGGKLLGLPLDLLGRARDRSSAHCLLCEVAAG; this is translated from the exons ATGTCCACAGTGGAGTCTAAGTCAGAACTGTTCAACATGTCCGCTGTGTCCATCACGGAGCCAGAGAAGGAGGGGGAACGTTTCTGCCAAAAGCCCAACAGGTTTGAACGCTATGTCCAGCCCTGCCTGGCCGAGCTCCTGGGCTCGGCTCTCTTCATCTTCGTGGGCTGCTCCTCGGTCATCGAGAACGTGGAGGGCACCGGCAGGCTCCAGCCTGCGCTGGCCCATGGCCTGGCCCTGGGGATCGTCATTGCAGTCCTGGGGGAGATCAG TGGGGGCCACTTCAACCCTGCCGTGTCCCTGTCTGTCTACCTGACCGGAGGCGTGAGCATCGTCCTGCTCCTGCCCTACGTGGGGTGCCAGCTGTGCGGGGGGCTGATCGGAGCAGCGCTGGCCAAG GCGATATCCACATCGCAGAGCTACGCCAACGCCTCAGGGGCAGCCTTTAACGTGGTGCAGAGTGACGAGCAGATCGGGCCGGCCGTCGTAGCCGAGACAGTGATGACGCTCTTCCTGACTATGGTG AGGGGCCGTGTCCGGGGCCTGCATGAACCCTGCCCGTGCTTTTGGGCCAGCCGTGGTGGCAAACTACTGGGACTACCACTGGATCTACTGGGTCGGGCCCGTGATCGGAGCTCTGCTCACTGCCTGCTTTGTGAG